Proteins encoded by one window of Actinocorallia herbida:
- a CDS encoding DUF1427 family protein, with protein sequence MSTFARRAGLAFALGSIMGGVYWALDVTSPAPPLIGLTGLLGIVAGERAGAFVLGGLRTPEEPERD encoded by the coding sequence ATGAGCACGTTCGCGCGGCGCGCCGGGCTCGCCTTCGCCCTCGGCTCGATCATGGGCGGTGTCTACTGGGCGCTCGACGTGACCTCGCCCGCCCCGCCGCTGATCGGCCTCACCGGCCTGCTCGGCATCGTCGCCGGCGAACGCGCGGGCGCCTTCGTGCTCGGCGGGCTGCGCACCCCGGAAGAACCCGAGCGAGACTGA
- a CDS encoding DUF1427 family protein has protein sequence MADGFLMPYLQALAAGLLVGVLYAVVRVDSPAPPPVALFGLLGMLAGQAALAAAL, from the coding sequence ATGGCGGACGGGTTCCTGATGCCGTACCTCCAGGCGCTGGCCGCGGGCCTGCTCGTCGGCGTGCTGTACGCGGTGGTCCGGGTGGATTCGCCCGCGCCGCCACCGGTCGCGCTGTTCGGCCTGCTCGGCATGCTCGCGGGGCAGGCGGCCCTGGCGGCGGCGCTATGA
- a CDS encoding quercetin 2,3-dioxygenase: protein MTIEYATRYRSRSFIPPEPGKPYFVEKGLGDRAHLFTDLFTIYAGGEQTENTFNFFTCEGPRGDIIPAHSHPDTYEVFYIGQGAVRLFVEDTEGEQYERLLSAGDFGFVPKNCPHAYRIEQHHSLIVGVAAGPGGTFERFFENLGAPTDALGLPPAPVVPAPAKFGTVPRAYDVRFLPGQEWRTGS, encoded by the coding sequence ATGACCATCGAGTACGCCACCCGGTACCGCAGCCGCTCGTTCATCCCCCCTGAGCCCGGCAAGCCCTACTTCGTGGAGAAGGGCCTAGGTGACCGAGCCCACCTGTTCACCGACCTGTTCACCATCTACGCGGGCGGCGAGCAGACCGAGAACACCTTCAACTTCTTCACCTGCGAGGGGCCGAGGGGCGACATCATCCCGGCGCACTCCCACCCGGACACCTACGAGGTCTTCTACATCGGGCAGGGGGCCGTCCGCCTGTTCGTCGAGGACACCGAGGGCGAGCAGTACGAGAGGCTGCTGTCCGCGGGGGACTTCGGGTTCGTGCCGAAGAACTGCCCGCACGCCTACCGGATCGAGCAGCACCACAGCCTGATCGTCGGTGTCGCGGCGGGGCCGGGCGGAACGTTCGAGCGGTTCTTCGAGAACCTCGGGGCGCCGACCGACGCCCTCGGCCTCCCGCCCGCGCCCGTCGTGCCCGCGCCCGCCAAGTTCGGGACGGTTCCCCGGGCCTACGACGTCCGGTTCCTTCCGGGGCAGGAATGGCGGACGGGTTCCTGA